A stretch of Dyella sp. BiH032 DNA encodes these proteins:
- a CDS encoding PqiC family protein, whose product MIRKGNRFAVLGALVLGGALALAACGGSAPVRYYTLVPPADAYVPTATQSAIVAPAASFQFELLPVGVPAQVDQPQLVVRQGGQGVAVLDGERWIAPLGDEVRGALSADLSRQLHAQDVSGLAAGTPPVLRIKVDLRRFDSVPGSYALVDAAWSVRALKSGASVACTSRVQESVGEGYAALVQGHQRALDGLAARIAAAAQTLAAGQPVACPAG is encoded by the coding sequence ATGATCCGCAAGGGAAACCGCTTCGCCGTCCTCGGCGCCCTGGTCCTGGGTGGCGCGCTCGCGCTGGCCGCCTGCGGCGGCTCGGCACCGGTGCGCTACTACACCCTGGTGCCGCCGGCGGATGCCTATGTGCCCACCGCGACCCAGAGCGCCATCGTGGCGCCCGCGGCATCCTTCCAGTTCGAGCTGCTGCCGGTGGGCGTGCCCGCACAGGTGGACCAGCCGCAGCTGGTGGTGCGCCAGGGCGGGCAGGGCGTGGCGGTGCTGGATGGCGAGCGCTGGATCGCCCCGCTGGGCGACGAGGTGCGCGGAGCGTTGTCGGCGGACCTCTCGCGGCAGCTGCATGCCCAGGACGTCTCCGGCCTTGCGGCGGGCACGCCGCCGGTGCTGCGCATCAAGGTAGACCTGCGGCGCTTCGATTCCGTGCCGGGGAGCTACGCGCTCGTCGATGCGGCGTGGAGCGTGCGGGCGCTCAAGAGCGGCGCGTCGGTGGCGTGCACCAGCCGTGTGCAGGAAAGCGTGGGCGAAGGCTATGCGGCCCTGGTGCAGGGCCATCAGCGGGCGCTGGACGGTTTGGCCGCGCGGATCGCCGCGGCGGCGCAGACGCTGGCCGCGGGCCAGCCCGTCGCCTGTCCGGCAGGCTGA
- a CDS encoding MlaD family protein: MTDQQTPSGGALPEPIVRKPRVNASFVWLIPVLAALVGLSLVINAWIKAGPTITISFQSAEGLDPGKTPVKYKNVVIGRVTSVTLSKDRSHVTAKVSLEKSAEGFATADTRFWVVRPRIGLGGVSGIDTLLSGAFIGADVGESKETRDEFTGLEEPPAVTHGAPGKTFKLHTDDLGSLDIGSPVYYRRIQVGRVVTYQLDKDGKGVSLQIFIDGPNDEFVTKSTRFWNASGVDVSIGADGVKLDTQSLATVLAGGVAFGSPMGPHDETPADQGAEYRLFGDQATAMAPPDGEPKYIRMRFDQSLRGLKVDAPVEFLGIPFGRVVSINLDFDEKTQTFPVVVGAVVYPQRLGRAHDKLVALARERGDDAQLSQMMGKLIEHGLRAQARSGNLLTGQLYIALDFVPKAPKVAYDPAQKPLEIPTVPGSFDRLQEQLAEIVDKIQKIPFDSIGKNVDATLAELNRTLKQVNGDVLPEFKNTLQGAQQTLGNANNALSADSPLQQNLGGTMQELQRTARSLRVLTDYLGSHPDALLRGRRADAPPPRAEPPAATQEGSKP; the protein is encoded by the coding sequence ATGACTGACCAACAAACGCCTTCCGGCGGAGCACTGCCCGAGCCGATCGTGCGCAAGCCGCGCGTGAACGCCTCATTCGTATGGCTGATCCCCGTGCTCGCCGCGCTGGTCGGCCTTTCGCTGGTGATCAACGCCTGGATCAAGGCCGGGCCGACCATCACCATCAGCTTCCAGAGCGCCGAAGGGTTGGACCCGGGCAAGACGCCGGTGAAGTACAAGAACGTGGTGATCGGCCGCGTCACCTCGGTGACGCTCAGCAAGGACCGCAGCCACGTGACGGCGAAGGTCTCGCTGGAGAAGAGCGCCGAGGGCTTCGCCACCGCCGACACCCGGTTCTGGGTGGTGCGTCCGCGCATCGGGCTGGGCGGGGTGTCGGGCATCGACACGCTGCTGTCCGGCGCGTTCATCGGCGCCGACGTGGGCGAGTCCAAGGAAACGCGCGACGAGTTCACCGGCCTGGAGGAGCCGCCGGCGGTGACCCACGGCGCGCCGGGCAAGACCTTTAAGCTGCACACCGACGACCTCGGTTCGCTCGACATCGGCTCGCCGGTCTATTACCGCCGCATCCAGGTCGGCCGCGTGGTGACCTACCAGCTGGACAAGGACGGCAAGGGCGTGAGCCTGCAGATCTTCATCGATGGACCGAACGACGAATTCGTCACCAAGTCCACGCGCTTCTGGAACGCCAGCGGCGTGGACGTCTCGATCGGCGCCGACGGCGTCAAGCTCGATACGCAATCGCTGGCCACCGTGCTGGCCGGCGGCGTGGCGTTCGGCTCGCCGATGGGGCCGCACGACGAGACGCCGGCGGACCAGGGCGCGGAATACCGCCTGTTCGGCGACCAGGCGACTGCCATGGCGCCGCCGGATGGGGAGCCCAAGTACATCCGCATGCGCTTCGATCAGTCGCTGCGCGGCTTGAAGGTGGATGCGCCGGTGGAATTCCTGGGCATTCCGTTCGGCCGGGTGGTGTCGATCAACCTCGACTTCGACGAGAAGACCCAGACCTTCCCGGTAGTGGTCGGCGCGGTGGTGTATCCGCAGCGCCTCGGCCGCGCCCACGACAAGCTGGTGGCGCTGGCGCGCGAGCGCGGCGACGACGCGCAGCTGTCGCAGATGATGGGCAAGCTGATCGAGCACGGCCTGCGCGCGCAGGCGCGCAGCGGCAACCTGCTGACCGGCCAGCTTTACATCGCGCTGGATTTCGTGCCGAAGGCGCCGAAGGTGGCATACGACCCGGCCCAGAAGCCGCTGGAGATCCCGACCGTGCCGGGCAGCTTCGACCGGTTGCAGGAGCAGCTGGCGGAGATCGTGGACAAGATCCAGAAGATCCCGTTCGACAGCATCGGCAAGAACGTGGACGCTACGCTGGCTGAGCTCAATCGCACGCTCAAGCAGGTGAACGGCGACGTGCTGCCGGAGTTCAAGAACACCCTGCAGGGCGCGCAGCAGACGCTGGGCAACGCCAACAATGCGCTGTCGGCGGATTCCCCGCTGCAGCAGAACCTCGGCGGCACGATGCAGGAACTGCAGCGCACGGCGCGCTCGCTGCGCGTGCTCACCGATTACCTCGGCAGCCACCCGGACGCGCTGCTGCGCGGACGCCGGGCGGATGCCCCGCCGCCGCGCGCCGAGCCGCCGGCCGCCACGCAAGAAGGGAGCAAGCCATGA
- a CDS encoding paraquat-inducible protein A, translating into MSADLPRADELGLIGCHVCGLVCRDTGAEHAHCPRCHSSLHRRKTASYSRTWALLIAAFIFYIPANVLPIMRTASVGDIDDNTILSGVIELWVKGSPDLAVIVFTASIMVPVLKFLALVTLLWSSHRASPWARRQRSKLYRLVELIGYWSMLDVFVVALLTALVQFGVLSLVEPLPGVVFFGLTVVLTMFASMSFDPRLIWDGRESDD; encoded by the coding sequence ATGAGCGCCGACCTGCCGCGCGCGGACGAGCTGGGCCTGATTGGCTGCCACGTGTGCGGCCTGGTCTGCCGCGACACGGGCGCGGAACATGCGCACTGCCCGCGCTGCCATTCCTCGCTGCACCGGCGCAAGACGGCCAGCTATAGCCGCACGTGGGCGCTGCTGATCGCCGCTTTCATCTTCTATATCCCCGCCAACGTGCTGCCGATCATGCGCACCGCGAGCGTGGGCGACATCGACGACAACACCATTCTGAGCGGTGTCATCGAGCTGTGGGTAAAGGGCTCGCCGGACCTGGCCGTGATCGTGTTCACCGCCAGCATCATGGTGCCGGTGCTCAAGTTCCTGGCCCTGGTGACGCTGCTGTGGAGTTCGCATCGCGCCAGCCCCTGGGCGCGCCGGCAGCGGTCCAAGCTGTACCGGCTGGTGGAGCTGATCGGCTACTGGTCGATGCTGGACGTGTTCGTGGTGGCGCTGCTGACGGCGCTGGTGCAGTTCGGCGTGCTGAGCCTGGTGGAACCCTTGCCGGGCGTGGTGTTCTTCGGCCTGACGGTGGTACTCACCATGTTTGCCTCGATGAGTTTCGACCCCAGGCTGATCTGGGATGGCAGGGAATCCGATGACTGA